A DNA window from Sphingomonas changnyeongensis contains the following coding sequences:
- a CDS encoding PAS domain-containing protein, whose translation MDEMRGFDERDELLLEDEIADAPPPVIGGDERRMHVRAYNYWVSLLGGRAYPSIEDLDPASIEDFGPNSVLLDFTAGIDNPRIAWLGRSLREESGAAATVRSIAEVPPRSLLSRLTDHYLQIIANRAPVGFEAEFVNKDGLQTLYRGILMPFSSDNDSIDFVYGVINWKHVAADAMTEALSREIHDALKAAPRGPTTAPVWADGPHAAPSFAGLTGDDDPGIDDGAGNAAGLAAPAAGDGLWDWLASARDSAEQARGAQARAHGALYAALGRAYDFALVAEDRPEDYQALLAEEGLTVQARAPMTPVVKLVFGADYDKTRLTEYAAVLTHARRIDLQSGELPAWIERFAGGLKGVVAAERALRAGRPDRDRQSRARASLRQAPRAPWSRWKPARRSSCCSSAGGSAPASWALSARWPMARWSTARS comes from the coding sequence ATGGACGAGATGCGCGGCTTCGACGAACGGGACGAGCTGTTGCTCGAAGACGAGATTGCCGACGCCCCTCCCCCGGTCATTGGCGGGGATGAGCGGCGCATGCATGTGCGCGCTTACAATTATTGGGTGTCGCTGCTCGGCGGGCGCGCCTATCCGTCGATCGAGGATCTCGACCCGGCGAGCATCGAGGATTTCGGGCCGAACAGCGTGCTGCTCGATTTCACCGCCGGCATCGACAATCCGCGCATCGCCTGGCTGGGCCGCAGCCTGCGCGAGGAATCGGGGGCCGCGGCCACGGTGCGGTCGATCGCCGAAGTGCCGCCGCGCTCGCTGCTGTCGCGGCTGACCGACCATTATCTGCAGATCATCGCCAATCGCGCGCCAGTCGGCTTCGAGGCGGAGTTCGTCAACAAGGACGGGCTGCAGACGCTCTATCGCGGCATTTTGATGCCGTTTTCGTCCGACAATGACAGCATCGATTTTGTCTATGGCGTCATCAACTGGAAGCATGTCGCCGCCGATGCGATGACCGAGGCGCTGTCGCGCGAGATCCATGACGCGCTGAAGGCCGCGCCGCGCGGGCCGACCACGGCCCCGGTCTGGGCCGATGGCCCGCATGCGGCACCAAGCTTTGCCGGCCTGACCGGCGATGACGATCCCGGCATTGATGACGGCGCGGGCAACGCCGCCGGCCTCGCTGCCCCGGCCGCCGGCGACGGGCTGTGGGACTGGCTGGCCTCGGCCCGCGACAGCGCCGAACAGGCGCGCGGCGCGCAGGCGCGGGCGCATGGCGCGCTCTATGCGGCGCTGGGCCGGGCCTATGATTTCGCGCTGGTGGCCGAGGACCGGCCCGAGGATTATCAGGCGCTGCTGGCCGAAGAGGGGCTGACCGTCCAGGCGCGCGCGCCGATGACGCCGGTGGTCAAGCTGGTGTTCGGCGCGGATTATGACAAGACGCGACTGACGGAGTATGCCGCCGTCCTCACCCATGCCCGGCGCATCGACCTTCAATCGGGCGAGCTGCCGGCCTGGATTGAGCGCTTTGCCGGCGGGCTGAAGGGCGTGGTGGCGGCCGAACGCGCGCTGCGCGCCGGTCGCCCCGACCGCGACCGCCAGTCGCGCGCACGCGCGTCGCTGCGCCAGGCCCCCCGCGCGCCGTGGTCGCGATGGAAACCGGCGAGGCGGAGTTCGTGCTGCTCGTCGGCCGGCGGCTCGGCCCCGGCCAGCTGGGCATTGTCGGCACGCTGGCCGATGGCGCGATGGTCGACCGCGCGATCATGA
- a CDS encoding TonB-dependent receptor: MTSFIFRRAQLRVPFRAILITGAALALPVAAHAAPAEDPASAEDEAATIIVTGTRPIAESEAAALLVQKNSDSLVSVAAADAVGRLPDQNIAQAASRLPGIAVERDQGQARYISLRGAPNYWTSLSFDGINVVSPEGRDARFDSVPSAIASQIIVSKAVTPDMPGETVSGNVNIVTRSAFDYKGLYVAARGAVGRAELGNRPEYEGSLVLADRFRAGAGEIGVVVSGSYFERNMVTDNFETDWEQVSQDRRPGFESRFWARETENKLYRLKRRNYSLTSRLDWEPDADNRISFRSIYTAFTDNEARDNYIFDLDDRQSDLTVNTAACTTSSNPTPTTTGYADVCTGNTPFFGRVYGIDINQRSTLRAFRQSIFTNTVEGSHAFGDGWKLNWLGNVTRSRDDRSVVGEARWDSPSTRTARPTVEYDLRDPQLARVSLFTTLQLASPTRFQAGDPVRAIDSFTKPLSSFRVLDAVDTTDAYTAKFVIARNTALLGADATLKLGFQFDQRTKTVDENEIVRTSAADFAAIGLPTSYQAASLDKAFLGEIPLGYDFRYFNTDLVRSASQAARRTFAFAPVTGNIYDVREQVYAGFAMGTLRYDWGSIVGGVRIEHLRNRGIATGQIGTQNQTLTATSSQTLAFPSLHLNYNIDDQKKVRLSFNSGAARADYDQLRPNVTINDANLTISGGNPAVKPERAYGLDAYFEWYVRPQGFLMLGAFYKRVEDVLYVQRQTFGSDALNFGGVDRSGYVFSGITNGGSGRIFGIEAAAQLQIEPWTADLGLPDWMGGFGVSANLTLNNSRVTKPAVSGVAQRRVRLPGTSDVVYNVGAYYEKYGLSLRLQYQRRSKWLDGIADTAVDAGDTYWAADDELDFSARYAVTPQVELFVDASNLLDNPGRRFADPGSVLTASGISTRSTDRYTIEWERFGRRFTGGVRVTF, from the coding sequence ATGACCAGCTTCATTTTCCGGCGCGCGCAGCTGCGCGTGCCGTTCAGGGCCATTCTGATAACCGGCGCCGCGCTGGCGCTGCCGGTGGCTGCGCACGCCGCCCCGGCTGAAGATCCGGCTTCGGCCGAGGACGAGGCCGCGACCATCATCGTCACCGGCACCCGGCCGATCGCCGAATCCGAGGCGGCGGCGCTGCTCGTCCAGAAAAACTCCGACTCGCTTGTCTCGGTGGCGGCGGCCGATGCGGTCGGCCGCCTGCCCGACCAGAATATCGCCCAGGCGGCCAGCCGCCTGCCGGGCATCGCGGTCGAGCGCGACCAGGGCCAGGCCCGCTATATCAGCCTGCGCGGCGCGCCCAATTACTGGACCAGCCTGTCGTTCGACGGGATCAACGTCGTCAGCCCGGAAGGCCGCGACGCGCGCTTTGATTCCGTGCCCTCGGCCATCGCCTCGCAGATCATCGTGTCCAAGGCGGTGACCCCGGACATGCCGGGCGAAACCGTGTCGGGCAATGTCAATATCGTCACCCGCTCGGCCTTTGATTACAAGGGCTTGTATGTCGCCGCGCGCGGCGCGGTCGGCCGTGCCGAGCTGGGCAACCGGCCCGAATATGAAGGCTCGCTGGTGCTTGCCGACCGGTTCCGGGCGGGGGCGGGCGAGATCGGCGTCGTCGTGTCGGGCAGCTATTTTGAACGCAACATGGTCACGGATAACTTCGAGACCGACTGGGAACAGGTCAGCCAGGACCGCCGCCCCGGTTTCGAAAGCCGTTTCTGGGCGCGCGAGACCGAGAACAAGCTCTATCGCCTGAAGCGGCGCAATTACTCGCTCACCAGCCGGCTGGACTGGGAGCCGGATGCCGACAACCGCATCTCGTTCCGGTCGATCTACACGGCGTTCACCGACAATGAGGCGCGCGACAATTACATTTTCGATCTCGACGACCGCCAGTCGGACCTGACCGTCAACACCGCCGCCTGCACGACCAGTTCGAACCCGACCCCGACCACGACCGGCTATGCCGATGTCTGCACCGGCAACACGCCGTTTTTCGGGCGGGTTTACGGCATCGACATCAACCAGCGGTCGACGCTGCGCGCGTTCCGCCAGTCGATTTTCACCAACACGGTCGAGGGCAGCCATGCTTTTGGCGACGGGTGGAAGCTCAACTGGCTGGGCAATGTCACCCGCTCGCGCGACGATCGCTCGGTGGTGGGCGAGGCGCGCTGGGACAGCCCGTCGACCCGCACCGCGCGGCCGACGGTCGAATATGATCTGCGCGATCCGCAGCTGGCGCGCGTTTCGCTGTTCACGACGCTGCAGCTTGCCAGCCCGACGCGCTTCCAGGCTGGCGATCCGGTGCGCGCGATTGACAGCTTCACCAAGCCGCTCAGCTCGTTCCGCGTGCTCGATGCGGTCGACACCACCGATGCCTATACGGCGAAGTTCGTCATCGCGCGGAACACCGCGCTGCTCGGGGCCGATGCGACGCTGAAACTGGGTTTCCAGTTCGACCAGCGCACCAAGACCGTCGACGAGAACGAGATTGTGCGCACCAGCGCTGCCGATTTCGCCGCCATCGGCCTGCCGACGAGCTATCAGGCGGCCTCGCTCGACAAGGCGTTTCTCGGCGAAATCCCGCTTGGTTACGATTTCCGCTATTTCAACACCGATCTGGTTCGCAGTGCCAGCCAGGCTGCGCGCCGCACCTTCGCCTTCGCGCCGGTGACGGGCAATATCTATGACGTGCGCGAACAGGTCTATGCGGGCTTTGCCATGGGCACGCTGCGCTATGACTGGGGCTCGATCGTCGGCGGGGTGCGGATCGAGCATCTGCGCAACCGCGGCATCGCCACCGGCCAGATCGGCACCCAGAACCAGACCCTGACCGCGACGAGCAGCCAGACGCTGGCCTTTCCGAGCCTGCATCTGAACTACAATATCGACGATCAGAAAAAGGTCCGGCTGTCGTTCAACAGCGGCGCCGCGCGCGCCGATTATGATCAGCTGCGCCCCAATGTCACGATCAACGATGCCAATCTGACGATCTCCGGGGGCAATCCGGCGGTCAAGCCCGAACGGGCTTACGGCCTTGACGCCTATTTCGAATGGTATGTCCGCCCGCAGGGCTTCCTGATGCTCGGCGCGTTCTACAAGCGGGTCGAGGACGTGCTCTATGTCCAGCGCCAGACCTTCGGCTCCGATGCGCTGAACTTTGGCGGCGTCGACCGCTCCGGCTATGTGTTCAGCGGCATCACCAATGGCGGCAGCGGCCGCATCTTCGGGATCGAGGCGGCGGCGCAGCTGCAGATCGAACCCTGGACGGCCGATCTGGGCCTGCCCGACTGGATGGGCGGCTTTGGCGTGTCGGCCAATCTGACACTCAACAACAGCCGCGTCACCAAGCCTGCCGTTTCGGGCGTGGCGCAGCGCCGCGTCCGCCTGCCGGGCACATCGGACGTTGTCTACAATGTCGGCGCCTATTACGAGAAATATGGCCTGTCGCTGCGCCTCCAGTATCAGCGGCGCAGCAAATGGCTCGATGGCATTGCCGATACCGCCGTTGATGCCGGCGACACCTATTGGGCCGCCGATGACGAGCTGGATTTCTCCGCCCGCTATGCGGTCACCCCGCAGGTCGAACTGTTCGTCGATGCGTCGAACCTGCTCGACAATCCGGGCCGGCGCTTTGCCGATCCGGGCAGCGTGCTGACCGCGTCGGGCATCTCGACCCGGTCGACCGACCGTTACACGATCGAATGGGAACGCTTCGGCCGGCGCTTCACCGGCGGCGTGCGGGTGACCTTCTGA
- a CDS encoding phytase, producing the protein MRDRASLYAFSVLKHGAVHQVRIDLAGTAPSGTLVRSLTLQTQTEGCVVDPRSRTLFVGEEDRGIWAFDARPDGAVDGRLVAPVDGVQLVADVEGLALAPRGRRGGWLIASSQGDNGYALYRLPDLRPAGRFRIAAGALGAVQETDGIAFAPGGFGAGFGQGLFVAQDGDNAPRAQNFKLVAWRDVMRALAGKAGAGRAGAGSAGGGR; encoded by the coding sequence ATGCGCGACCGCGCCAGCCTTTATGCCTTTTCGGTCCTGAAACACGGGGCGGTCCATCAGGTGCGCATCGATCTGGCCGGCACCGCGCCGTCGGGAACGCTGGTGCGCAGCCTGACGCTCCAGACCCAGACCGAGGGCTGTGTCGTCGACCCGCGCAGCCGCACCCTGTTCGTGGGCGAGGAGGATCGCGGCATCTGGGCGTTCGACGCGCGCCCCGACGGGGCGGTTGATGGCCGGCTGGTCGCGCCGGTCGACGGGGTGCAGCTGGTTGCCGATGTCGAGGGGCTGGCGCTTGCCCCGCGCGGGCGGCGCGGCGGCTGGCTGATCGCATCGAGCCAGGGCGACAATGGCTATGCGCTTTACCGTCTGCCCGATCTGCGCCCGGCCGGGCGGTTCCGCATCGCGGCCGGCGCGCTGGGCGCGGTTCAGGAAACCGACGGCATCGCCTTTGCCCCCGGCGGCTTCGGCGCGGGGTTCGGCCAGGGGCTGTTCGTCGCGCAGGACGGCGACAATGCGCCCAGGGCGCAGAACTTCAAGCTGGTGGCGTGGCGCGACGTGATGCGGGCGCTGGCTGGCAAGGCTGGGGCCGGCAGGGCTGGGGCCGGCAGCGCGGGCGGCGGGCGGTAA
- a CDS encoding phytase, which yields MRVALLCGLPAALLAGFAGAGATPPSPAPATVTVTARGETEPVGTAAADAADDPAIWRNRRNPAASLIVGTDKKAGLHVYGLDGRSRHFLPDGRLNNVDLVDMGRAGVIVVASDRNDEAAARLRLYRLDIGAARLVPLGTVPGGRARLMACA from the coding sequence ATGCGCGTCGCGTTGCTCTGCGGCCTGCCTGCCGCGCTGCTGGCCGGCTTTGCCGGGGCGGGGGCGACACCGCCATCGCCCGCACCGGCGACCGTCACCGTGACCGCGCGCGGCGAGACCGAGCCGGTCGGCACGGCGGCGGCCGATGCCGCCGACGATCCGGCGATCTGGCGCAACCGGCGCAACCCGGCCGCCAGCCTGATCGTCGGCACCGATAAAAAGGCCGGTCTGCACGTCTATGGGCTGGACGGGCGGTCGCGGCATTTCCTGCCCGATGGGCGGCTGAACAATGTCGATCTGGTCGATATGGGCCGGGCCGGGGTGATCGTCGTCGCGTCCGACCGCAATGACGAGGCGGCGGCGCGGCTGCGGCTCTACCGGCTCGACATCGGCGCGGCGCGGCTGGTTCCGCTCGGCACCGTGCCCGGGGGGCGGGCGAGGCTTATGGCGTGTGCCTGA